A window of Piliocolobus tephrosceles isolate RC106 chromosome 13, ASM277652v3, whole genome shotgun sequence contains these coding sequences:
- the PRPF19 gene encoding pre-mRNA-processing factor 19 has translation MSLICSISNEVPEHPCVSPVSNHVYERRLIEKYIAENGTDPINNQPLSEEQLIDIKVAHPIRPKPPSATSIPAILKALQDEWDAVMLHSFTLRQQLQTTRQELSHALYQHDAACRVIARLTKEVTAAREALATLKPQAGLIVPQAVPSSQPSVVGAGEPMDLGELVGMTPEIIQKLQDKATVLTTERKKRGKTVPEELVKPEELSKYRQVASHVGLHSASIPGILALDLCPSDTNKILTGGADKNVVVFDKSSEQILATLKGHTKKVTSVVFHPSQDLVFSASPDATIRIWSVPNASCVQVVRAHESAVTGLSLHATGDYLLSSSDDQYWAFSDIQTGRVLTKVTDETSGCSLTCAQFHPDGLIFGTGTMDSQIKIWDLKERTNVANFPGHSGPITSIAFSENGYYLATAADDSSVKLWDLRKLKNFKTLQLDNNFEVKSLIFDQSGTYLALGGTDVQIYICKQWTEILHFTEHSGLTTGVAFGHHAKFIASTGMDRSLKFYSL, from the exons ATGTCCCTAATCTGCTCCA TCTCTAATGAAGTGCCGGAGCACCCATGTGTGTCCCCTGTCTCTAATCATGTTTATGAGCGGCGGCTCATTGAGAAGTACATTGCAGAGAATGGTACCGACCCCATCAACAACCAGCCTCTCTCCGAGGAGCAGCTCATCGACATCAAAG TTGCTCACCCAATCCGGCCCAAGCCTCCCTCAGCCACCAGCATCCCGGCCATTCTGAAAGCCTTGCAGGATGAGTGG GATGCAGTCATGCTGCACAGCTTCACTCTGCGCCAGCAGCTGCAGACAACCCGCCAAGAGTTGTCGCACGCTCTGTACCAGCACGATGCCGCCTGCCGTGTCATTGCCCGTCTCACCAAGGAAGTCACTGCTGCCCGAGAAG CTCTGGCTACCCTGAAACCACAGGCTGGTCTCATTGTGCCCCAGGCTGTGCCAAGTTCCCAACCAAGTGTTGTA GGTGCGGGCGAGCCGATGGATTTGGGTGAGCTGGTGGGAATGACCCCAGAGATTATTCAGAAG CTTCAAGACAAAGCCACTGTGCTAACCACGGAGCGCAAGAAG AGAGGGAAGACTGTGCCTGAGGAGCTGGTGAAGCCAGAAGAGCTCAGCAAATACCGGCAGGTGGCGTCCCACGTG GGGTTGCACAGTGCCAGCATTCCTGGGATCCTGGCCCTGGACCTCTGCCCGTCTGACACCAACAAGATCCTCACTG GTGGGGCAGATAAAAATGTCGTTGTGTTTGACAAAAGTTCAGAACAAATCCTGGCTACCCTCAAAGGCCATACCAAGAAGGTCACCAGCGTGGTGTTTCACCCTTCCCAG GACCTGGTGTTTTCTGCTTCCCCCGATGCCACTATCAGGATTTGGTCGGTCCCCAATGCCTCTTGTGTACAGGTGGTTCGGGCCCATGAGAGTGCTGTGACAGGCCTCAGCCTCCACGCCACTGGTGACTATCTCCTGAGCTCCTCCGATGATCAG TACTGGGCTTTCTCTGACATCCAGACAGGGCGTGTGCTCACCAAGGTCACAGATGAGACCTCAGGCTGCT CTCTCACCTGTGCACAGTTCCACCCTGATGGACTCATCTTTGGCACAGGAACCATGGACTCTCAGATCAAGATCTGGGACTTGAAG GAACGTACTAATGTGGCCAACTTCCCTGGCCACTCGGGCCCCATCACTAGCATCGCCTTCTCTGAGAATGGTTACTACCTGGCTACAGCGGCTGATGACTCCTCTGTCAAGCTATGGGATCTGCGTAAGCTTAAGAACTTTAAGACATTGCAGCTGGATAACAACTTCGAG gTAAAGTCACTGATCTTCGACCAGAGTGGTACCTACCTAGCCCTTGGGGGCACGGATGTCCAGATCTACATCTGCAAACAATGGACGGAGATTCTTCACTTCACAG agCATAGCGGCCTGACCACAGGGGTGGCCTTCGGGCATCACGCCAAGTTCATCGCTTCAACAGGCATGGACAGAAGCCTCAAGTTCTACAGCCTGTAG